A DNA window from Rhinolophus sinicus isolate RSC01 linkage group LG10, ASM3656204v1, whole genome shotgun sequence contains the following coding sequences:
- the FANCD2OS gene encoding FANCD2 opposite strand protein isoform X1 — protein MEGTGFEPSSLKAESWTWRSKEGVPTPTLTPPSGTPRVLHPHPHAMRLRLGVLGHKGGCQAPGGRKMRPGNSSRHSGACGPRSSAGGDIGGPVPWNGRSRMKGKTFWPGEQGRSMAGYQLWSPWTPLDESFQWLRHTTPTPSSKHPFRASPCFPHTPSDLEVQLCFQEVTLVLDSPFLEPGVSPKLPCHTSELRTINNKKGLVRKPQPVRLSGVDSVFGRVITAQPPKWTGTFRVSDKSAFCKIISREHQWPTGLKEPQIQMTVTMCKQMLRSILLLYATYKKCTFALQHSK, from the exons ATGGAGGGAACGGGGTTCGAACCCTCATCCCTGAAAGCTGAGTCCTGGACCTGGCGTTCCAAGGAGGGGGTTCCGACTCCAACCCTGACGCCCCCCAGCGGGACACCTCGagtcctccacccccacccccacgccatGCGGCTCAGGCTCGGGGTCCTGGGTCACAAAGGCGGTTGCCAGGCGCCCGGTGGAAGAAAGATGCGGCCCGGGAACAGCAGCCGCCACTCTGGAGCGTGCGGCCCGCGGAGTTCGGCAG GTGGGGACATCGGTGGACCGGTTCCTTGGAACGGGAGGAGCCGTATGAAGGGGAAGACTTTTTGGCCAGGAGAACAAG GACGGTCAATGGCAGGATACCAGCTCTGGTCACCATGGACCCCACTGGACGAGAGTTTCCAATGGCTACGGCATACAACACCCACACCTTCTTCCAAGCACCCTTTTAGGGCTTCCCCCTGCTTCCCACACACCCCTTCTGACCTTGAAGTGCAGCTATGCTTCCAAGAGGTCACTCTAGTTCTAGATAGCCCATTCCTGGAACCTGGGGTGAGTCCCAAGTTACCCTGCCACACATCAGAGCTCCGAACCATAAACAATAAGAAAGGGCTGGTCAGGAAGCCCCAGCCTGTCCGCCTCAGTGGAGTGGATTCCGTCTTTGGCAGGGTCATCACGGCTCAGCCGCCAAAGTGGACGGGGACCTTCCGAGTTTCAGACAAGTCAGCCTTTTGCAAAATCATCAGCCGGGAGCACCAGTGGCCCACTGGACTTAAGGAACCTCAGATTCAGATGACAGTGACCATGTGCAAGCAGATGCTGCGCTCTATCCTCTTGCTGTACGCTACATACAAGAAGTGTACCTTTGCCTTGCAACACTCCAAGTAA
- the FANCD2OS gene encoding FANCD2 opposite strand protein isoform X2: protein MEGTGFEPSSLKAESWTWRSKEGVPTPTLTPPSGTPRVLHPHPHAMRLRLGVLGHKGGCQAPGGRKMRPGNSSRHSGACGPRSSAGRSMAGYQLWSPWTPLDESFQWLRHTTPTPSSKHPFRASPCFPHTPSDLEVQLCFQEVTLVLDSPFLEPGVSPKLPCHTSELRTINNKKGLVRKPQPVRLSGVDSVFGRVITAQPPKWTGTFRVSDKSAFCKIISREHQWPTGLKEPQIQMTVTMCKQMLRSILLLYATYKKCTFALQHSK, encoded by the exons ATGGAGGGAACGGGGTTCGAACCCTCATCCCTGAAAGCTGAGTCCTGGACCTGGCGTTCCAAGGAGGGGGTTCCGACTCCAACCCTGACGCCCCCCAGCGGGACACCTCGagtcctccacccccacccccacgccatGCGGCTCAGGCTCGGGGTCCTGGGTCACAAAGGCGGTTGCCAGGCGCCCGGTGGAAGAAAGATGCGGCCCGGGAACAGCAGCCGCCACTCTGGAGCGTGCGGCCCGCGGAGTTCGGCAG GACGGTCAATGGCAGGATACCAGCTCTGGTCACCATGGACCCCACTGGACGAGAGTTTCCAATGGCTACGGCATACAACACCCACACCTTCTTCCAAGCACCCTTTTAGGGCTTCCCCCTGCTTCCCACACACCCCTTCTGACCTTGAAGTGCAGCTATGCTTCCAAGAGGTCACTCTAGTTCTAGATAGCCCATTCCTGGAACCTGGGGTGAGTCCCAAGTTACCCTGCCACACATCAGAGCTCCGAACCATAAACAATAAGAAAGGGCTGGTCAGGAAGCCCCAGCCTGTCCGCCTCAGTGGAGTGGATTCCGTCTTTGGCAGGGTCATCACGGCTCAGCCGCCAAAGTGGACGGGGACCTTCCGAGTTTCAGACAAGTCAGCCTTTTGCAAAATCATCAGCCGGGAGCACCAGTGGCCCACTGGACTTAAGGAACCTCAGATTCAGATGACAGTGACCATGTGCAAGCAGATGCTGCGCTCTATCCTCTTGCTGTACGCTACATACAAGAAGTGTACCTTTGCCTTGCAACACTCCAAGTAA